One Campylobacter sputorum subsp. sputorum DNA segment encodes these proteins:
- the ligA gene encoding NAD-dependent DNA ligase LigA produces the protein MDKNQYKNAVETLNLWAKAYYTLDNPIATDDEYDKLYHEVLEYENAHEDEILAYSPTLRVGGAISEKFEKSAHIAPMWSMEDIFNNDELIAWINRGLKFNNDFYVEPKFDGASLNLLYEDGILVKATTRGDGLIGENVTLNAKTITSIPLKIDYKESIEIRGEVVIKKSDFDLINDERAKNSQPLFSNPRNAAAGSLRQLDSKVTASRKLMFLPWGVGNNSLKFQKHSEIMAFIRSLGFVQDDFLKVCKNADEIQDAYNNLVLNRDKKPIMMDGMVIRVDDLQKCTELGYTVKFPKFMVAYKFPAIEKVTKLLDVTLQVGRSGVITPVGVLEPVNIDGANVKSATLHNFDEIERLGLMKNDFVNIIRSGDVIPKITNVFKDRRDGSQSKIYRPEFCPVCSSKLLDEGVFIKCQNIDCRARVINSIIYFASKTCMDIDGLGDAIVELLVNSGKINSISDIYTLKDEDFRDLDGFKDKKITNLLNAIEDSKTRELERFITSLGIEHIGIVAAKKIAKTYSNDWLNLSYNDLLSLDGFGEIMAKSYIQFISINRQKIENLLSFITPITKEQGIINNAFTGKTIVITGTLSKPRDDFKRELESFGAKVTNSVSKKTDYVLYGDEAGSKFDKAVNLGLKTINEDEYEKLCEI, from the coding sequence ATGGATAAAAATCAATACAAAAATGCTGTAGAAACGCTAAATTTATGGGCAAAAGCTTATTATACATTAGATAATCCAATCGCAACAGATGATGAGTATGATAAGCTGTACCATGAAGTGCTTGAGTATGAAAACGCTCATGAAGATGAGATTTTAGCTTATTCTCCTACATTAAGAGTAGGTGGAGCTATAAGTGAAAAGTTTGAAAAATCAGCCCACATAGCACCAATGTGGTCAATGGAAGATATTTTTAATAATGACGAGCTTATTGCTTGGATAAATAGGGGTTTGAAATTTAACAACGATTTTTATGTTGAGCCTAAATTTGATGGTGCTAGTTTAAATTTATTATATGAAGATGGAATTTTGGTTAAGGCTACAACAAGAGGCGATGGCTTGATTGGAGAAAATGTAACTTTAAATGCAAAAACTATAACTTCAATTCCGCTTAAAATTGACTATAAAGAAAGCATAGAAATACGCGGAGAAGTTGTTATAAAAAAGAGTGATTTTGATCTTATAAATGATGAAAGAGCAAAAAATTCACAGCCTTTATTTTCAAATCCAAGAAATGCAGCCGCAGGAAGCTTAAGACAGCTTGATAGTAAAGTAACTGCCAGTAGAAAACTTATGTTTTTGCCTTGGGGTGTTGGGAATAATTCATTAAAATTTCAAAAGCATAGTGAGATTATGGCATTTATACGCTCTCTTGGTTTCGTGCAAGATGATTTTTTAAAAGTATGTAAAAATGCAGATGAGATACAAGACGCTTATAATAATCTTGTTTTAAATAGAGATAAAAAGCCTATCATGATGGATGGTATGGTTATAAGAGTTGATGATTTGCAAAAATGCACAGAGCTTGGATATACTGTTAAGTTTCCAAAATTTATGGTTGCTTATAAATTCCCAGCCATAGAAAAAGTTACCAAGCTTTTAGATGTTACTTTGCAAGTTGGAAGAAGCGGTGTTATAACTCCTGTTGGGGTTTTAGAGCCTGTGAATATAGATGGGGCAAATGTAAAATCTGCAACTCTTCATAACTTTGATGAGATTGAGCGTTTAGGGCTTATGAAGAATGATTTTGTAAATATTATAAGAAGTGGCGATGTGATACCAAAAATTACAAATGTTTTTAAAGACAGGAGAGATGGTTCGCAAAGTAAAATTTATAGACCTGAGTTTTGTCCTGTGTGCTCTTCAAAACTGCTTGATGAGGGTGTGTTTATCAAATGTCAAAATATTGATTGTAGGGCTAGAGTTATAAATTCTATTATATATTTTGCATCTAAAACTTGTATGGATATAGATGGTCTTGGAGATGCTATAGTTGAACTTCTTGTAAATAGTGGTAAAATCAACTCTATTTCAGATATCTACACACTTAAAGATGAGGATTTTAGGGATTTAGATGGATTTAAAGATAAAAAGATAACAAATCTTTTAAATGCGATAGAAGATAGCAAAACAAGAGAACTTGAACGTTTTATAACTTCTCTTGGGATAGAACATATTGGCATTGTAGCTGCTAAAAAGATAGCCAAGACATATTCTAATGATTGGTTAAATTTGAGTTATAATGATCTGCTTAGTTTAGATGGTTTTGGCGAAATAATGGCAAAGAGTTATATTCAGTTTATATCTATAAACAGACAAAAAATAGAAAATTTACTCAGTTTTATAACTCCAATTACAAAAGAGCAGGGCATTATAAATAATGCATTTACTGGAAAAACTATAGTTATAACTGGAACTTTAAGTAAACCTAGAGATGATTTTAAAAGAGAACTTGAAAGTTTTGGTGCAAAAGTTACAAACTCAGTTTCTAAAAAAACTGATTATGTTTTATATGGAGATGAAGCTGGAAGTAAGTTTGATAAAGCAGTTAATCTTGGCCTAAAAACGATAAATGAAGACGAATACGAGAAACTTTGTGAGATTTGA
- the tlyA gene encoding 23S rRNA (cytidine-2'-O)-methyltransferase TlyA, translated as MRFDQFVANKLSISRNKALNLIKEDKVFLDGKLSNSPSANVISGEISLNEQIFVSRGALKLKPFLKELNLNFNSMNALDVGSSTGGFVEILLQNGVKSVTALDVGTMQLDKNLRNDSRVVVMENTDIRDFKSEVKFDITTCDVSFISLKNIMQNLKNLTEGIIITLFKPQFEVGIFAKRNKKGVVTDQKAIIFARRDFELFCINLGLEIILTKECNISGKNGNKEYFYAFRQI; from the coding sequence GTGAGATTTGATCAATTTGTCGCAAATAAGCTAAGTATCAGTAGAAATAAAGCGTTAAATTTAATAAAAGAAGATAAAGTTTTTTTAGATGGTAAATTATCAAATTCTCCAAGTGCTAATGTAATTAGCGGGGAAATATCACTAAATGAACAAATTTTTGTATCAAGAGGAGCTTTAAAATTAAAGCCATTTTTAAAAGAACTTAATTTAAATTTTAATTCTATGAATGCGCTTGATGTAGGAAGTTCAACTGGTGGGTTTGTAGAAATTTTGCTTCAAAATGGTGTAAAAAGCGTAACTGCTCTTGATGTGGGTACAATGCAGCTTGATAAAAATTTAAGAAATGATAGCAGAGTTGTAGTTATGGAAAACACAGACATTAGGGATTTTAAAAGCGAGGTTAAATTTGATATCACAACTTGCGACGTGTCTTTTATATCGCTTAAAAATATAATGCAAAATTTAAAAAATTTAACAGAAGGTATCATAATAACGCTTTTTAAACCGCAATTTGAAGTGGGAATTTTTGCAAAAAGAAATAAAAAAGGCGTTGTAACGGATCAAAAAGCTATAATATTTGCTAGAAGAGATTTTGAGTTATTTTGTATAAATTTAGGACTTGAAATTATTTTAACAAAAGAGTGCAATATAAGTGGAAAAAACGGAAATAAAGAGTATTTTTATGCATTTAGACAAATTTGA